In Thermotomaculum hydrothermale, a single genomic region encodes these proteins:
- the nuoL gene encoding NADH-quinone oxidoreductase subunit L: MFMKYIWLVPLFPFIGTFINGLVGRKRFSKKTVAAIANTTVALSFILMVLSVFELAKLPAEARNVTVHLFDWINVGAAHISNNLNAVFNVAWEFKLDPLSAVMGLVVTGVGFVIHIYSIGYMWEEEGFARYFAYLNLFMGSMLILVLGGNYLMMFIGWEGVGLCSYLLIGYYFDKKFASDAGKKAFIVNRVGDFGFVIGLMFIFVAFGSLNFDQVFSRVAEVYQMGFNYGNWHISGQMLFNIIGVCLFIGATGKSAQIPLYVWLPDAMAGPTPVSALIHAATMVTSGLYMIARSSAIYSNAPIALMVVGLVGATTALFSAIIGTAQYDIKKVLAYSTVSQLGYMFMAMGAAAYWAGIFHVMTHAFFKACLFLGSGSIIHAMHHAYHKTNEHHKDPQDMRNMGGLRKLMPTTYWTFLIATLAIAGIPGFSGFFSKDEILWKNAEMALVYGHKIYWFYWLLGAIAAGFTAFYMFRLVFMTFFGEFKGTEEEKKHIHESPKVMTWPLIILAAGALLGGYLGFPQLLGKYLGHIPNMLEEWLEPALRHPHFLRATHHASEAVEFGFMGLSILIALIGIGIAYLFYIKRPDLPEKFVNTFSGVFHVVHNKFFVDEIYEAMFVQATKNLGTYLWGFDVWVVDGIVNGARHFTIMVSEASGYFDRIVVDGLVNIVGQTVEGIGYLFRRVQTGYVQTYAFVMALGFIVLIGYYIFR; this comes from the coding sequence ATGTTTATGAAGTATATCTGGTTAGTACCGCTGTTTCCTTTTATCGGGACTTTTATTAATGGGCTTGTTGGCAGGAAGAGGTTTTCCAAAAAAACAGTTGCTGCTATTGCAAACACAACAGTTGCACTTTCTTTTATACTGATGGTGCTATCTGTTTTTGAACTTGCAAAACTTCCTGCTGAAGCGAGGAATGTAACTGTTCACCTATTTGATTGGATAAATGTTGGTGCTGCACATATCTCAAACAATTTAAATGCAGTATTCAATGTTGCATGGGAATTTAAGTTAGACCCGTTGTCAGCTGTAATGGGGCTTGTTGTTACAGGCGTTGGTTTTGTAATCCACATTTACTCAATAGGGTATATGTGGGAAGAAGAGGGGTTTGCAAGGTACTTTGCATACCTTAACCTCTTTATGGGTTCAATGCTTATCCTTGTTTTAGGTGGAAATTACCTGATGATGTTTATCGGATGGGAAGGCGTTGGGCTATGTTCTTACCTTCTTATCGGTTATTACTTTGACAAAAAGTTTGCATCAGATGCAGGTAAAAAAGCGTTTATTGTAAACAGGGTTGGAGACTTTGGTTTTGTTATTGGTTTGATGTTTATATTTGTTGCATTTGGGTCTTTAAACTTTGACCAGGTTTTCTCAAGGGTTGCTGAAGTTTACCAGATGGGTTTCAACTATGGAAACTGGCACATTTCAGGGCAGATGCTTTTTAACATAATTGGTGTTTGCCTTTTTATTGGTGCAACAGGAAAATCTGCTCAGATTCCACTCTATGTGTGGTTGCCTGATGCTATGGCAGGCCCAACTCCTGTTTCTGCTCTTATTCACGCTGCTACAATGGTAACTTCAGGGCTTTACATGATAGCAAGGTCAAGTGCTATCTATTCAAACGCACCTATAGCTTTAATGGTTGTTGGCCTTGTTGGAGCAACAACAGCACTATTTTCCGCAATTATAGGCACTGCACAGTACGACATAAAGAAGGTGCTTGCATATTCAACAGTTTCACAGTTAGGCTATATGTTTATGGCAATGGGTGCTGCTGCATACTGGGCAGGTATTTTCCATGTTATGACTCACGCTTTTTTTAAAGCTTGCCTGTTTTTGGGTTCAGGTTCTATTATCCATGCTATGCACCATGCTTATCACAAAACAAACGAGCATCATAAAGACCCGCAGGATATGAGAAATATGGGCGGGTTAAGGAAGTTGATGCCTACAACATACTGGACATTCTTGATTGCAACTTTGGCAATTGCCGGAATCCCCGGTTTTTCTGGTTTCTTCTCAAAGGATGAAATCCTCTGGAAGAATGCAGAGATGGCTCTTGTTTATGGGCATAAGATTTACTGGTTTTACTGGCTGTTAGGGGCAATTGCCGCTGGGTTTACCGCTTTCTATATGTTCAGGCTTGTTTTTATGACTTTCTTTGGAGAATTTAAGGGAACAGAGGAGGAGAAAAAGCATATTCACGAATCTCCCAAGGTTATGACATGGCCTTTGATAATTCTTGCCGCAGGCGCTCTTTTAGGCGGTTACCTTGGATTTCCTCAGCTTTTAGGAAAGTATTTAGGGCATATTCCCAATATGCTTGAAGAGTGGCTTGAGCCTGCTTTAAGGCATCCTCATTTCCTGCGTGCAACACACCATGCAAGCGAAGCGGTTGAGTTTGGCTTTATGGGGCTTTCAATACTGATTGCTTTAATTGGTATCGGTATTGCATACCTCTTTTACATTAAAAGGCCAGATTTACCTGAAAAATTTGTCAATACATTTAGCGGTGTTTTCCATGTTGTTCACAACAAGTTCTTTGTTGACGAAATATATGAAGCAATGTTTGTTCAGGCTACAAAGAATTTAGGTACTTACCTCTGGGGTTTTGATGTCTGGGTTGTTGACGGAATTGTTAACGGCGCAAGACATTTTACTATCATGGTTTCAGAGGCAAGCGGATACTTTGACAGAATTGTTGTTGACGGCCTGGTAAACATTGTTGGACAGACGGTTGAAGGCATAGGTTATCTTTTCAGAAGGGTACAAACAGGTTATGTTCAAACCTATGCGTTTGTTATGGCACTTGGGTTTATAGTTTTAATCGGTTATTACATATTTAGATAA